The following proteins are co-located in the Symphalangus syndactylus isolate Jambi chromosome 21, NHGRI_mSymSyn1-v2.1_pri, whole genome shotgun sequence genome:
- the CIMAP1A gene encoding ciliary microtubule associated protein 1A gives MTEEVWMGTWRPHRPRGPIMALYSSPGPKYLIPPTTGFLKHTSTKLRAPAYSFRGAPMLLAENCSPGPRYNVNPKILRTGKDLGPAYSILGRYHTKTMLTPGPGDYFPEKSTKYVFDSAPSHSISARTKTFRVDSTPGPAAYMLPMVMGPNTVGKASQPSFSIKGRSKLGGFSDDLHKTPGPAAYHQTDVQVTKRKAPQYTMAARVEHPGDKTLKPGPGAHSPEKVTLTKPCAPAVTFGIKHSDYMTPLLVDVE, from the exons ATGACGGAGGAGGTATGGATGGGCACCTGGAGGCCCCATCGCCCCCGGGGACCCATCATGGCCCTCTACAGCAGCCCTGGACCCAAGTACCTGATTCCACCAACAACAG GCTTCCTGAAGCACACGTCCACCAAGCTGCGTGCGCCAGCCTACAGCTTCCGTGGGGCCCCCATGCTCCTGGCAGAGAACTGCTCCCCAGGGCCCCGTTACAATGTAAACCCCAAGATACTGAGGACTGGCAAGGACCTGGGCCCTGCCTACTCTATCCTGGGGCGCTACCACACCAAGACCATGCTGACCCCAGGCCCAG GTGACTACTTTCCAGAGAAATCCACCAAGTACGTGTTCGACTCAGCGCCCAGCCACTCCATCTCTGCCCGGACGAAGACATTCCGAGTGGACAGCACCCCAG GCCCTGCTGCGTACATGCTGCCCATGGTAATGGGGCCCAATACCGTCGGCAAGGCCTCCCAGCCCTCCTTTTCCATCAAGGGCCGCAGCAAGCTGGGTGGCTTCAGCGACGACCTACACAAG ACCCCAGGTCCCGCAGCCTACCACCAGACTGATGTGCAGGTGACCAAGCGCAAAGCTCCGCAGTACACCATGGCTGCCCGTGTGGAGCACCCAGGGGACAAGACCCTCAAGCCAGGACCAGGCGCCCACAGCCCCGAGAAG GTGACCCTGACCAAGCCCTGCGCCCCAGCTGTCACCTTCGGCATCAAACACTCTGATTACATGACTCCCCTGCTTGTTGATGTGGAATAG
- the SCGB1C1 gene encoding secretoglobin family 1C member 1 isoform X3, which translates to MASQQCSLLTHLFSLLHTLKPLANHLSHSHSMPVAAWHPLGARDVNKPHLSWLPGPNGQVRSALWERCCPVRHKIPGFSLEAAPETAGMKGSRALLLVALTLFCICQVGKDPAEPVPTLLHPNQRQSPADPTPAQCLLPQPSPA; encoded by the exons ATGGCCTCTCAACAGTGTTCCCTCCTAACACACCTGTTCTCTCTCTTACACACCCTAAAGCCGCTTGCCAACCACCTGTCACACAGCCACTCCATGCCTGTTGCTGCTTGGCACCCACTGGGGGCCAGGGATGTGAACAAACCTCATCTGAGCTGGCTGCCAGGTCCTAATGGGCAGGTCCGGTCCGCCCTCTGGGAGAGGTGCTGTCCAGTGAGGCATAAAATCCCAGGATTCTCGCTGGAGGCAGCTCCTGAGACTGCCGGCATGAAGGGGAGCCGTGCCCTCCTGCTGGTGGCCCTCACCCTGTTCTGCATCTGCC AAGTGGGCAAGGACCCTGCAGAACCCGTGCCCACCCTACTCCACCCCAACCAAAGACAAAGCCCAGCTGACCCAACACCAGCCCAGTGTCTCCTACCCCAGCCCAGTCCAGCCTGA
- the SCGB1C1 gene encoding secretoglobin family 1C member 1 isoform X4, giving the protein MASQQCSLLTHLFSLLHTLKPLANHLSHSHSMPVAAWHPLGARDVNKPHLSWLPGPNGQVRSALWERCCPVRHKIPGFSLEAAPETAGMKGSRALLLVALTLFCICLGKDPAEPVPTLLHPNQRQSPADPTPAQCLLPQPSPA; this is encoded by the exons ATGGCCTCTCAACAGTGTTCCCTCCTAACACACCTGTTCTCTCTCTTACACACCCTAAAGCCGCTTGCCAACCACCTGTCACACAGCCACTCCATGCCTGTTGCTGCTTGGCACCCACTGGGGGCCAGGGATGTGAACAAACCTCATCTGAGCTGGCTGCCAGGTCCTAATGGGCAGGTCCGGTCCGCCCTCTGGGAGAGGTGCTGTCCAGTGAGGCATAAAATCCCAGGATTCTCGCTGGAGGCAGCTCCTGAGACTGCCGGCATGAAGGGGAGCCGTGCCCTCCTGCTGGTGGCCCTCACCCTGTTCTGCATCTGCC TGGGCAAGGACCCTGCAGAACCCGTGCCCACCCTACTCCACCCCAACCAAAGACAAAGCCCAGCTGACCCAACACCAGCCCAGTGTCTCCTACCCCAGCCCAGTCCAGCCTGA
- the SCGB1C1 gene encoding secretoglobin family 1C member 1 isoform X1 codes for MASQQCSLLTHLFSLLHTLKPLANHLSHSHSMPVAAWHPLGARDVNKPHLSWLPGPNGQVRSALWERCCPVRHKIPGFSLEAAPETAGMKGSRALLLVALTLFCICRMATGEDNNEFFMDFLQTLLVGTPEELYEGTLGKHNVNEDAKAAMTELKSCIDSLQPMHKAELVKLLVQVLGSQDGA; via the exons ATGGCCTCTCAACAGTGTTCCCTCCTAACACACCTGTTCTCTCTCTTACACACCCTAAAGCCGCTTGCCAACCACCTGTCACACAGCCACTCCATGCCTGTTGCTGCTTGGCACCCACTGGGGGCCAGGGATGTGAACAAACCTCATCTGAGCTGGCTGCCAGGTCCTAATGGGCAGGTCCGGTCCGCCCTCTGGGAGAGGTGCTGTCCAGTGAGGCATAAAATCCCAGGATTCTCGCTGGAGGCAGCTCCTGAGACTGCCGGCATGAAGGGGAGCCGTGCCCTCCTGCTGGTGGCCCTCACCCTGTTCTGCATCTGCC GGATGGCCACAGGGGAGGACAACAATGAGTTTTTCATGGACTTCCTGCAAACACTACTGGTGGGGACCCCAGAGGAGCTCTATGAGGGGACCTTGGGCAAGCACAATGTCAATGAAGATGCCAAGGCAGCAATGACTGAACTCAAGTCCTGCATCGACAGCCTGCAGCCAATGCACAAGGCGGAGCTGGTCAAGCTGCTG GTGCAAGTGCTGGGCAGTCAGGACGGTGCCTAA
- the LOC129471243 gene encoding uncharacterized protein isoform X1 codes for MCTCVPATLPPTPGPAACMSAPAPHPPYRRRAAVHLCPAPRLPTGAGLPRISAPAPRSEGARPLSAPARARRASLRLRRGATARRSSLRLRGRGAFARTELRSPQHRPRGHREGGAAFSSAQTPGYCEGGAVFFSAQTWACGPGAPRGRSCVLLSTDLGDTAKAEHHSPQHRRWGRYLALGQLGAASTYYWESYHPVALRREGISLSVYCL; via the exons ATGTGCACCTGTGTGCCTGCAACGCTCCCCCCAACCCCCGGCCCAGCGGCGTGCatgtctgcgcctgcgccgcaCCCACCCTACCGGCGACGCGCCGCTGTGCATCTCTGCCCTGCGCCGCGCCTCCCCACGGGGGCCGGGCTGCCGCGCATCTCTGCACCTGCGCCGCGGAGCGAGGGCGCGCGGCCCCTCTCTGCGCCGgcgcgggcccgccgcgcctctctgcgcctgcgccgcggAGCGACGGCCCGCCGCTcttctctgcgcctgcgcgggcgcggtgccttTGCGAGGACGGAGCTGCGTTCGCCGCAGCACAGACCCAGAGGGCatcgcgagggcggagctgcatTCTCCTCTGCACAGACTCCGGGGTACTGCGAAGGCGGAGCAGTGTTCTTCTCAGCACAGACCTGGGCGTGCGGGCCAGGGgcaccgcgagggcggagctgcgttctgctcagcacagaccTGGGGGACACCGCAAAGGCGGAGCACcattctcctcagcacagacgTTGGGGGCGCTACCTCGCTTTGGGACAACTCGGGGCAGCATCGACG tattattgggagtcatatcatcctgtggccctgaggagagaaggcatttctctttctgtctactgtctctga
- the BET1L gene encoding BET1-like protein, with protein sequence MADWARAQSPGAVEEILDRENKRMADSLASKVTRLKSLALDIDRDAEDQNRYLDGMDSDFTSTTGLLTGSMKRFSTMARSGRDNRKLLCGMAVGLIVAFFILSYFLSRART encoded by the exons ATGGCGGACTGGGCTCGGG CTCAGAGCCCGGGCGCTGTGGAAGAGATTCTAGACCGGGAGAACAAGCGAATGGCTGACAGCCTGGCCTCCAAAGTCACCAGGCTCAAATCG CTCGCCCTGGACATCGACAGGGATGCAGAGGATCAGAACCGGTACCTGGATGGCATG GACTCGGATTTCACAAGCACGACCGGCCTGCTTACAGGGAGCATGAAGCGCTTTTCCACAATGGCAAGGTCCGGACGAGACAACCGGAAGCTTCTATGTGGCATGGCCGTGGGTCTAATTGTGGCCTTCTTCATCCTGTCCTACTTCTTGTCGAGGGCAAGGACGTGA
- the SCGB1C1 gene encoding secretoglobin family 1C member 1 isoform X2 yields MHSGASPPLANHLSHSHSMPVAAWHPLGARDVNKPHLSWLPGPNGQVRSALWERCCPVRHKIPGFSLEAAPETAGMKGSRALLLVALTLFCICRMATGEDNNEFFMDFLQTLLVGTPEELYEGTLGKHNVNEDAKAAMTELKSCIDSLQPMHKAELVKLLVQVLGSQDGA; encoded by the exons ATGCACAGCGGCGCGTCGCCG CCGCTTGCCAACCACCTGTCACACAGCCACTCCATGCCTGTTGCTGCTTGGCACCCACTGGGGGCCAGGGATGTGAACAAACCTCATCTGAGCTGGCTGCCAGGTCCTAATGGGCAGGTCCGGTCCGCCCTCTGGGAGAGGTGCTGTCCAGTGAGGCATAAAATCCCAGGATTCTCGCTGGAGGCAGCTCCTGAGACTGCCGGCATGAAGGGGAGCCGTGCCCTCCTGCTGGTGGCCCTCACCCTGTTCTGCATCTGCC GGATGGCCACAGGGGAGGACAACAATGAGTTTTTCATGGACTTCCTGCAAACACTACTGGTGGGGACCCCAGAGGAGCTCTATGAGGGGACCTTGGGCAAGCACAATGTCAATGAAGATGCCAAGGCAGCAATGACTGAACTCAAGTCCTGCATCGACAGCCTGCAGCCAATGCACAAGGCGGAGCTGGTCAAGCTGCTG GTGCAAGTGCTGGGCAGTCAGGACGGTGCCTAA
- the LOC129471243 gene encoding uncharacterized protein isoform X2 codes for MCTCVPATLPPTPGPAACMSAPAPHPPYRRRAAVHLCPAPRLPTGAGLPRISAPAPRSEGARPLSAPARARRASLRLRRGATARRSSLRLRGRGAFARTELRSPQHRPRGHREGGAAFSSAQTPGYCEGGAVFFSAQTWACGPGAPRGRSCVLLSTDLGDTAKAEHHSPQHRRWGRYLALGQLGAASTAKGVQTMQTHRI; via the exons ATGTGCACCTGTGTGCCTGCAACGCTCCCCCCAACCCCCGGCCCAGCGGCGTGCatgtctgcgcctgcgccgcaCCCACCCTACCGGCGACGCGCCGCTGTGCATCTCTGCCCTGCGCCGCGCCTCCCCACGGGGGCCGGGCTGCCGCGCATCTCTGCACCTGCGCCGCGGAGCGAGGGCGCGCGGCCCCTCTCTGCGCCGgcgcgggcccgccgcgcctctctgcgcctgcgccgcggAGCGACGGCCCGCCGCTcttctctgcgcctgcgcgggcgcggtgccttTGCGAGGACGGAGCTGCGTTCGCCGCAGCACAGACCCAGAGGGCatcgcgagggcggagctgcatTCTCCTCTGCACAGACTCCGGGGTACTGCGAAGGCGGAGCAGTGTTCTTCTCAGCACAGACCTGGGCGTGCGGGCCAGGGgcaccgcgagggcggagctgcgttctgctcagcacagaccTGGGGGACACCGCAAAGGCGGAGCACcattctcctcagcacagacgTTGGGGGCGCTACCTCGCTTTGGGACAACTCGGGGCAGCATCGACG gcaaaaggtgtccaaaccatgcagacccacagaatctaa